One region of Salvelinus sp. IW2-2015 linkage group LG1, ASM291031v2, whole genome shotgun sequence genomic DNA includes:
- the rereb gene encoding arginine-glutamic acid dipeptide repeats protein isoform X1, with protein sequence MDDLFSPRRSLNSTQGEIRVGSSHQAKLPELQPRPVFGVQTQTENEELVWMPGVNDCDLLMYLRAARSMAAFAGMCDGGSTEDGCLAASRDDTTLNALNMLHASRYDAAKALQRLVKKPVPKLIEKCWSEDDVKRFIKGLRQYGKHFFRIRKELLPNKKTGELITFYYHWKKTPEAAGTRPYRQHRRQPSSRKAKTRAALATVNTPSQAQSLDVSSASEDDLDSEDSEQGTCGHCATTTSKDWQHGGRDNILLCTTCRTFYNKHGRLPPGPKPADPPFMFKPVKEEEEGNGKHGMRTRRSRAPLSSLRSGHKRRTGSPTSEDQQSSSHPSPAPSGASSTSNTSRSSCSDKTDSTKKPGKKIKEEVPLPKSTKRSRESAAQDPEEPERTATKRTKTQQGEQVECRSEGDGEAEGGEVEEECCSDSRSAQDDGSSDTKDIDQDNRSSSPSIPSPHQGNEGNESDSDSSAQQPQGAHQXAAETISAPAAAALAVTQTAPTVPPAQAAVSTTFLPPQGTSPSAEPGQVQAQAPPSPEPPQPAQAGQSAGYESGPPHSQPPPPSSHPISGPSPLPPPLGQALHPPSPVFQGPLPPPGSLPPTLPLHGAPTQGPRSQRPPPHIAREPPFSQAIPLTSGPQIKPPPTTPIPPSHKQQPPHLSSAPPFPQMPSNLPPPPALKPLNSLPNQHPPGAPPPPLQLMPQSLPMQQGLPPQPPVLTQLQNLPGRGSHSHSTLPSSGPSALHPVPSASAPSTMGPVPGLQPXFSSMPLRPSXGNPIGMGGSHVQIKEEPLDECEPESPPPPPRSPSPEPSVVDIASHASQSARFIKHLBRGYNSCSRTDLFFTPLASSKLAKKREEAVERSKREAEHNAREREREKDRERERERERERQEEKNARASSSSHDSRMSDVQMIGQVHMRSSFEQPPTSVAAVPPYIGPDTPALRTLSEYARPHVMSPTNRNHPFFVSLSPGDPLLAYHMPGLYAADPSMRERELRNLRERELRERMKPGFEVKPPEMETMHPSANPMEHFARHGALALPHIAGPPHHPFGHFHPAMQNHLERERQVLALAGPQMRPELSYAERLTAERLHAERMASVANDPAARLQMLNVTPHHHQHSHIHSHLHLHQQDPLNQGEDDVCYCHPGNGPHPLDPLAPGPRLARFPFPGGPIPNPLLNDLPHDHDMLRHPLFAYAAVAGAGYPRELQGPIPQMSAAHQLQAMHAQSAELQRLAMEQQWLHGHHHLQHGGPLPGQEDYYSRLKKEGDKPS encoded by the exons ATGGACGACTTGTTCAGTCCGAGAAG GAGCCTGAACAGCACGCAGGGGGAGATCAGAGTGGGATCAAGTCATCAG GCCAAGCTCCCTGAGCTGCAACCACGCCCTGTGTTTGGTGTGCAGACTCAGACAGAGAATGAAGAGTTGGTGTGGATGCCAGGGGTCAATGATTGTGACCTCCTCATGTACCTCAGAGCTGCCAG GAGCATGGCAGCGTTTGCAGGAATGTGTGATGGAGGATCCACAGAGGATGGTTGTTTGGCGGCCTCTCGTGACGATACCACACTCAACGCTTTAAACATG TTACACGCCAGCCGCTATGACGCGGCTAAAGCTCTGCAGCGCCTAGTGAAGAAACCTGTGCCCAAACTTATTGAGAAATGTTGGTCAGAAGATGACGTG AAGCGGTTTATCAAAGGTTTGAGACAGTACGGTAAACATTTCTTCAGGATTCGCAAAGAGCTGCTGCCCAACAAGAAAACG GGTGAGTTGATCACATTCTACTACCACTGGAAAAAGACGCCCGAggctgcaggcacccggccctaCCGTCAGCACCGTAGACAGCCATCCTCACGCAAGGCCAAGACTCGCGCTGCCCTTGCCACTGTGAATACCCCCTCCCAGGCCCAATCAT tGGACGTGAGTTCGGCCAGTGAGGACGATCTGGACAGTGAAGACAGCGAGCAGGGCACCTGTGGACACTGTGCTACTACCA CCTCTAAGGACTGGCAGCACGGCGGCAGAGATAACATCCTCTTGTGTACCACCTGTCGGACCTTCTACAACAAACATGGCCGCCTGCCGCCCGGCCCCAAACCTGCTGACCCTCCCTTCATGTTCAAACCTgtcaaagaggaagaggagggcaaCGGGAAGCACGGCATGAGGACGCGACGCAGCAGAGCACCG TTGTCTTCACTAAGAAGTGGCCACAAGAGGCGGACCGGCTCTCCTACCAGTGAAGACCAGCAGTCCAGTAGCCATCCGTCTCCTGCACCCAGTGGAGCTAGCTCCACCTCCAACACATCCAGAAGCTCCTGCTCAGACAAGACTGACTCCACAAAGAAGCCTGGCAAG AAGATCAAGGAAGAGGTGCCCCTACCAAAGAGTACTAAACGTTCCAGGGAGAGTGCAGCCCAGGACCCAGAGGAGCCTGAGAGAACAGCAACTAAAAGAACGAAAACACAGCAG GGTGAACAGGTGGAGTGCCGGTCAGAGGGCGATGGAGAGgcagaggggggagaggtggaggaggagtgcTGCTCAGACAGCCGCAGTGCCCAGGACGACGGCAGCAGCGACACCAAAGACATCGACCAGGACAACCGCTCCTCCTCCCCCAGCATCCCCAGCCCTCACCAGGGCAACGAGGGCAACGAGAGTGACTCCGACTCCTCTGCCCAGCAGCCCCAGGGTGCCCACCAGGYGGCAGCAGAGACCATCAGTGCCCCTGCAGCTGCTGCCCTGGCTGTAACACAGACCGCACCGACTGTTCCTCCAGCGCAGGCTGCAGTCTCGACCACATTCCTGCCCCCCCAGGGCACCTCTCCCTCTGCAGAGCCTGGCCAGGTACAGGCCCAGGCACCCCCCTCCCCAGAGCCCCCCCAGCCTGCTCAGGCTGGTCAGTCAGCTGGCTATGAGTCAGGCCCACCACACAgccaacccccacccccctcctctcaccccatcTCTGGCCCATCACCCCTCCCTCCACCACTGGGACAGGCCCTTCATCCTCCATCTCCTGTGTTCCAgggtcctcttcctccacctggATCTCTTCCTCCCACCCTGCCCCTCCATGGTGCTCCCACCCAGGGCCCCCGCTCCCAGCGACCCCCTCCTCACATAGCCAGGGAACCTCCTTTCTCCCAGGCGATCCCCCTTACATCTGGTCCCCAAATCAAACCACCCCCAACCACACCCATCCCACCATCGCACAAGCAGCAGCCACCgcacctctcctctgctccccctTTCCCCCAGATGCCATCCAACCTGCCCCCACCGCCAGCACTGAAGCCCCTCAACTCCCTGCCCAACCAGCACCCTCCCGGtgcccctccaccccccctccagctCATGCCCCAGTCCCTGCCCATGCAGCAGGGACTCCCACCCCAGCCTCCYGTGCTCACTCAGCTGCAGAACCTCCCTGGCAGAGGCAGTCACTCCCACTCCACCCTGCCCTCCTCTGGCCCCTCGGCCTTGCACCCTGTCCCCTCTGCCTCTGCTCCCTCTACCATGGGTCCAGTCCCTGGTCTCCAGCCCKCCTTCTCCTCCATGCCCCTGCGCCCCTCGYCCGGAAACCCCATTGGCATGGGAGGGTCACATGTCCAGATTAAAGAAGAGCCATTGGATGAGTGTGAGCCWGAGAGYCCGCCCCCTCCACCCAGAAGTCCCTCGCCAGAACCTTCGGTTGTCGACATCGCCAGCCACGCTAGCCAATCAGCACG GTTTATCAAACACCTGRACCGTGGCTACAACTCGTGTTCCAGAACAGACCTGTTCTTCACCCCTCTGGCCTCATCCAAGCTGgccaagaagagagaggaggctgtggaGAGATCCAAGAGAGAGGCTGAACACAACgcccgagagagggagagggagaaggacagggagagagagcgggagagggaacgagagaggcaggaagagaaaAATGCT AGAGCGTCCAGCTCGTCCCACGACAGCCGTATGAGTGATGTCCAGATGATCGGCCAGGTCCACATGCGTTCCTCCTTCGAGCAGCCCCCCACCAGCGTGGCGGCCGTCCCCCCTTACATCGGCCCCGACACCCCGGCCCTGCGCACCCTTAGTGAGTACGCCCGACCCCACGTCATGTCCCCCACCAACCGCAACCACCCCTTCTTCGTGTCCCTGTCCCCCGGGGACCCCCTGCTGGCCTACCACATGCCCGGCCTTTACGCCGCCGACCCCAGCATGCGAGAGAGGGAGCTCCGCAACCTCCGAGAGAGGGAGCTCCGCGAGAGGATGAAGCCCGGCTTTGAGGTCAAACCCCCGGAGATGGAGACCATGCATCCATCAGCCAACCCCATGGAGCACTTTGCCCGACATGGAGCCCTGGCCCTGCCTCACATCGCTGGGCCGCCCCACCACCCCTTTGGCCACTTCCATCCGGCCATGCAGAACcacctggagagggagagacaggtgcTGGCCCTGGCCGGGCCCCAGATGCGTCCGGAGCTGAGCTACGCTGAGCGGCTGACTGCCGAGAGGCTCCACGCAGAGAGGATGGCGTCTGTGGCGAACGACCCGGCCGCCAGGCTGCAGATGCTGAATGTGACGCCGCATCACCACCAGCACTCCCACATCCACTCACACCTGCACCTGCACCAGCAGGACCCACTCAACCAAGGTGAGG ATGATGTGTGTTACTGTCACCCAGGTAATGGCCCCCACCCTCTGGATCCCCTGGCTCCAGGGCCCCGCCTGGCCCGCTTCCCCTTCCCCGGAGGCCCCATCCCCAACCCTCTGCTCAACGACCTGCCCCATGACCATGACATGCTGCGACACCCACTGTTTG CCTATGCCGCTGTTGCAGGAGCAGGGTACCCCCGTGAGCTTCAGGGCCCCATYCCACAGATGTCTGCAGCCCACCAGCTCCAGGCCATGCACGCCCAGTCGGCAGAGCTGCAGAGGCTGGCCATGGAGCAGCAGTGGCTGCATGGACACCACCACCTACAACATGGGGGGCCTCTGCCCGGGCAGGAGGATTACTACAG CCGCCTGAAGAAAGAAGGTGACAAGCCATCTTGA
- the rereb gene encoding arginine-glutamic acid dipeptide repeats protein isoform X5, with protein sequence MDDLFSPRRSLNSTQGEIRVGSSHQAKLPELQPRPVFGVQTQTENEELVWMPGVNDCDLLMYLRAARSMAAFAGMCDGGSTEDGCLAASRDDTTLNALNMLHASRYDAAKALQRLVKKPVPKLIEKCWSEDDVKRFIKGLRQYGKHFFRIRKELLPNKKTGELITFYYHWKKTPEAAGTRPYRQHRRQPSSRKAKTRAALATVNTPSQAQSLDVSSASEDDLDSEDSEQGTCGHCATTTSKDWQHGGRDNILLCTTCRTFYNKHGRLPPGPKPADPPFMFKPVKEEEEGNGKHGMRTRRSRAPLSSLRSGHKRRTGSPTSEDQQSSSHPSPAPSGASSTSNTSRSSCSDKTDSTKKPGKKIKEEVPLPKSTKRSRESAAQDPEEPERTATKRTKTQQGEQVECRSEGDGEAEGGEVEEECCSDSRSAQDDGSSDTKDIDQDNRSSSPSIPSPHQGNEGNESDSDSSAQQPQGAHQXAAETISAPAAAALAVTQTAPTVPPAQAAVSTTFLPPQGTSPSAEPGQVQAQAPPSPEPPQPAQAGQSAGYESGPPHSQPPPPSSHPISGPSPLPPPLGQALHPPSPVFQGPLPPPGSLPPTLPLHGAPTQGPRSQRPPPHIAREPPFSQAIPLTSGPQIKPPPTTPIPPSHKQQPPHLSSAPPFPQMPSNLPPPPALKPLNSLPNQHPPGAPPPPLQLMPQSLPMQQGLPPQPPVLTQLQNLPGRGSHSHSTLPSSGPSALHPVPSASAPSTMGPVPGLQPXFSSMPLRPSXGNPIGMGGSHVQIKEEPLDECEPESPPPPPRSPSPEPSVVDIASHASQSARFIKHLBRGYNSCSRTDLFFTPLASSKLAKKREEAVERSKREAEHNAREREREKDRERERERERERQEEKNARASSSSHDSRMSDVQMIGQVHMRSSFEQPPTSVAAVPPYIGPDTPALRTLSEYARPHVMSPTNRNHPFFVSLSPGDPLLAYHMPGLYAADPSMRERELRNLRERELRERMKPGFEVKPPEMETMHPSANPMEHFARHGALALPHIAGPPHHPFGHFHPAMQNHLERERQVLALAGPQMRPELSYAERLTAERLHAERMASVANDPAARLQMLNVTPHHHQHSHIHSHLHLHQQDPLNQGEDDVCYCHPGNGPHPLDPLAPGPRLARFPFPGGPIPNPLLNDLPHDHDMLRHPLFAYAAVAGAGYPRELQGPIPQMSAAHQLQAMHAQSAELQRLAMEQQWLHGHHHLQHGGPLPGQEDYYR encoded by the exons ATGGACGACTTGTTCAGTCCGAGAAG GAGCCTGAACAGCACGCAGGGGGAGATCAGAGTGGGATCAAGTCATCAG GCCAAGCTCCCTGAGCTGCAACCACGCCCTGTGTTTGGTGTGCAGACTCAGACAGAGAATGAAGAGTTGGTGTGGATGCCAGGGGTCAATGATTGTGACCTCCTCATGTACCTCAGAGCTGCCAG GAGCATGGCAGCGTTTGCAGGAATGTGTGATGGAGGATCCACAGAGGATGGTTGTTTGGCGGCCTCTCGTGACGATACCACACTCAACGCTTTAAACATG TTACACGCCAGCCGCTATGACGCGGCTAAAGCTCTGCAGCGCCTAGTGAAGAAACCTGTGCCCAAACTTATTGAGAAATGTTGGTCAGAAGATGACGTG AAGCGGTTTATCAAAGGTTTGAGACAGTACGGTAAACATTTCTTCAGGATTCGCAAAGAGCTGCTGCCCAACAAGAAAACG GGTGAGTTGATCACATTCTACTACCACTGGAAAAAGACGCCCGAggctgcaggcacccggccctaCCGTCAGCACCGTAGACAGCCATCCTCACGCAAGGCCAAGACTCGCGCTGCCCTTGCCACTGTGAATACCCCCTCCCAGGCCCAATCAT tGGACGTGAGTTCGGCCAGTGAGGACGATCTGGACAGTGAAGACAGCGAGCAGGGCACCTGTGGACACTGTGCTACTACCA CCTCTAAGGACTGGCAGCACGGCGGCAGAGATAACATCCTCTTGTGTACCACCTGTCGGACCTTCTACAACAAACATGGCCGCCTGCCGCCCGGCCCCAAACCTGCTGACCCTCCCTTCATGTTCAAACCTgtcaaagaggaagaggagggcaaCGGGAAGCACGGCATGAGGACGCGACGCAGCAGAGCACCG TTGTCTTCACTAAGAAGTGGCCACAAGAGGCGGACCGGCTCTCCTACCAGTGAAGACCAGCAGTCCAGTAGCCATCCGTCTCCTGCACCCAGTGGAGCTAGCTCCACCTCCAACACATCCAGAAGCTCCTGCTCAGACAAGACTGACTCCACAAAGAAGCCTGGCAAG AAGATCAAGGAAGAGGTGCCCCTACCAAAGAGTACTAAACGTTCCAGGGAGAGTGCAGCCCAGGACCCAGAGGAGCCTGAGAGAACAGCAACTAAAAGAACGAAAACACAGCAG GGTGAACAGGTGGAGTGCCGGTCAGAGGGCGATGGAGAGgcagaggggggagaggtggaggaggagtgcTGCTCAGACAGCCGCAGTGCCCAGGACGACGGCAGCAGCGACACCAAAGACATCGACCAGGACAACCGCTCCTCCTCCCCCAGCATCCCCAGCCCTCACCAGGGCAACGAGGGCAACGAGAGTGACTCCGACTCCTCTGCCCAGCAGCCCCAGGGTGCCCACCAGGYGGCAGCAGAGACCATCAGTGCCCCTGCAGCTGCTGCCCTGGCTGTAACACAGACCGCACCGACTGTTCCTCCAGCGCAGGCTGCAGTCTCGACCACATTCCTGCCCCCCCAGGGCACCTCTCCCTCTGCAGAGCCTGGCCAGGTACAGGCCCAGGCACCCCCCTCCCCAGAGCCCCCCCAGCCTGCTCAGGCTGGTCAGTCAGCTGGCTATGAGTCAGGCCCACCACACAgccaacccccacccccctcctctcaccccatcTCTGGCCCATCACCCCTCCCTCCACCACTGGGACAGGCCCTTCATCCTCCATCTCCTGTGTTCCAgggtcctcttcctccacctggATCTCTTCCTCCCACCCTGCCCCTCCATGGTGCTCCCACCCAGGGCCCCCGCTCCCAGCGACCCCCTCCTCACATAGCCAGGGAACCTCCTTTCTCCCAGGCGATCCCCCTTACATCTGGTCCCCAAATCAAACCACCCCCAACCACACCCATCCCACCATCGCACAAGCAGCAGCCACCgcacctctcctctgctccccctTTCCCCCAGATGCCATCCAACCTGCCCCCACCGCCAGCACTGAAGCCCCTCAACTCCCTGCCCAACCAGCACCCTCCCGGtgcccctccaccccccctccagctCATGCCCCAGTCCCTGCCCATGCAGCAGGGACTCCCACCCCAGCCTCCYGTGCTCACTCAGCTGCAGAACCTCCCTGGCAGAGGCAGTCACTCCCACTCCACCCTGCCCTCCTCTGGCCCCTCGGCCTTGCACCCTGTCCCCTCTGCCTCTGCTCCCTCTACCATGGGTCCAGTCCCTGGTCTCCAGCCCKCCTTCTCCTCCATGCCCCTGCGCCCCTCGYCCGGAAACCCCATTGGCATGGGAGGGTCACATGTCCAGATTAAAGAAGAGCCATTGGATGAGTGTGAGCCWGAGAGYCCGCCCCCTCCACCCAGAAGTCCCTCGCCAGAACCTTCGGTTGTCGACATCGCCAGCCACGCTAGCCAATCAGCACG GTTTATCAAACACCTGRACCGTGGCTACAACTCGTGTTCCAGAACAGACCTGTTCTTCACCCCTCTGGCCTCATCCAAGCTGgccaagaagagagaggaggctgtggaGAGATCCAAGAGAGAGGCTGAACACAACgcccgagagagggagagggagaaggacagggagagagagcgggagagggaacgagagaggcaggaagagaaaAATGCT AGAGCGTCCAGCTCGTCCCACGACAGCCGTATGAGTGATGTCCAGATGATCGGCCAGGTCCACATGCGTTCCTCCTTCGAGCAGCCCCCCACCAGCGTGGCGGCCGTCCCCCCTTACATCGGCCCCGACACCCCGGCCCTGCGCACCCTTAGTGAGTACGCCCGACCCCACGTCATGTCCCCCACCAACCGCAACCACCCCTTCTTCGTGTCCCTGTCCCCCGGGGACCCCCTGCTGGCCTACCACATGCCCGGCCTTTACGCCGCCGACCCCAGCATGCGAGAGAGGGAGCTCCGCAACCTCCGAGAGAGGGAGCTCCGCGAGAGGATGAAGCCCGGCTTTGAGGTCAAACCCCCGGAGATGGAGACCATGCATCCATCAGCCAACCCCATGGAGCACTTTGCCCGACATGGAGCCCTGGCCCTGCCTCACATCGCTGGGCCGCCCCACCACCCCTTTGGCCACTTCCATCCGGCCATGCAGAACcacctggagagggagagacaggtgcTGGCCCTGGCCGGGCCCCAGATGCGTCCGGAGCTGAGCTACGCTGAGCGGCTGACTGCCGAGAGGCTCCACGCAGAGAGGATGGCGTCTGTGGCGAACGACCCGGCCGCCAGGCTGCAGATGCTGAATGTGACGCCGCATCACCACCAGCACTCCCACATCCACTCACACCTGCACCTGCACCAGCAGGACCCACTCAACCAAGGTGAGG ATGATGTGTGTTACTGTCACCCAGGTAATGGCCCCCACCCTCTGGATCCCCTGGCTCCAGGGCCCCGCCTGGCCCGCTTCCCCTTCCCCGGAGGCCCCATCCCCAACCCTCTGCTCAACGACCTGCCCCATGACCATGACATGCTGCGACACCCACTGTTTG CCTATGCCGCTGTTGCAGGAGCAGGGTACCCCCGTGAGCTTCAGGGCCCCATYCCACAGATGTCTGCAGCCCACCAGCTCCAGGCCATGCACGCCCAGTCGGCAGAGCTGCAGAGGCTGGCCATGGAGCAGCAGTGGCTGCATGGACACCACCACCTACAACATGGGGGGCCTCTGCCCGGGCAGGAGGATTACTACAGGTGA